The genomic segment ATCCGGCTGTATCGTTCCCAGCTTATGCTGCTTTATAAAACGAAGCTTTTCTTTGCTGAAATTGTGGTCGATATAGGCTTCATTGATACCGCCCAGCGGAGCAAAAGGCAGGTTTACCGTAAGGTCTGCAAAGCTTTCCGGGTATCCATCTTCCATATGGTAAAGCCCGATATAGAGATTGTCATCGCTCATGTAACTGTCTACCCTGAGAAATAATTCCTCCCGGCCATACTGCCAGTCGTAGCTCAGTGTCTTTGGTTCTTCCATTTTTTTCGCCTCCTATAATCCCATGATTTCTTTTACGATACGGTCGGATGCCTTGACTGCCCCGACCAGTACCAGCAGGTTAAATACCAGTTCCCCGACGTAATTCCAGACAATGGTCACGGCGGACAGGCTGGTGTCCCCGATGGCCGGCGGACTTGATGCAAACACCGAAAAGATGATGCAGGCCAGTGCGATGATGGCTCCTTCCAGACATACCCCGGCGTAGGAACGGATAAAGTTCTTTCCTACAGACTGGGTTGGCTCCCCGGCAAAGGTTGCCAATGGAATCGGTGCGATGGCTGTGTACATATACAGCTTAAACATTCTCCCGTATACAGTCAGAATCATGACAAATGACAATACCGTAATCAGCAGGCTTCCTAATAAAGTTACGATCCACAAAGGGATAGATTCCAGCATCCCGACCGCTTCGATCTTGTCCACGATC from the Blautia wexlerae DSM 19850 genome contains:
- a CDS encoding DUF4313 domain-containing protein, whose protein sequence is MEEPKTLSYDWQYGREELFLRVDSYMSDDNLYIGLYHMEDGYPESFADLTVNLPFAPLGGINEAYIDHNFSKEKLRFIKQHKLGTIQPDTASSGYCIFQRVAFDLKKLAELDPEGTKRFMERNGIRQRDVPKQKQKKKQRLQRER